One segment of Panicum virgatum strain AP13 chromosome 3K, P.virgatum_v5, whole genome shotgun sequence DNA contains the following:
- the LOC120701527 gene encoding uncharacterized protein LOC120701527: MEGPKMHTPQGYWKKQAIPSEHAQKIEALHNKLQTQVSKINGLVEELAKAQAQKKAIEQALKKEQLKISKNWQVETRMVAVTVTAPTEPRNGGSLHAGLVGALVMCLDDVLLMYLNDAL, from the exons ATGGAGGGCCCCAAGATGCACACTCCGCAGGGATACTGGAAGAAGCAG GCAATCCCTTCGGAGCATGCTCAGAAAATCGAGGCCCTGCACAACAAGTTACAAACACAAGTCAGCAAGATCAATGGACTAGTCGAAGAGCTTGCAAAGGCACAAGCACAGAAGAAGGCGATTGAACAAGCGCTGAAGAAAGAACAACTCAAGATATCCAAGAATTGGCAGGTGGAAACGCGAATGGTTGCCGTGACTGTGACTGCACCAACAGAGCCAAGGAATGGAGGCTCACTTCATGCAGGACTTGTCGGTGCATTGGTTATGTGCCTAGATGATGTACTGCTTATGTACCTGAATGATGCACTGTGA